In a single window of the uncultured Tolumonas sp. genome:
- a CDS encoding tyrosine-type recombinase/integrase has translation MYIHQVRQERFSLNNNISTSLFISNRGRSWHPSSVQKYFQKACQSALLPISMTPHTMRHIFATQTLANWSFYFSSETTCLLWLKERLGHSHVSTTSDIYIGMVSELQQMDHEILNKYENDLLNMMKY, from the coding sequence ATTTATATTCATCAGGTTCGACAAGAAAGGTTTAGTTTAAATAATAACATTTCAACATCATTATTTATAAGCAATAGAGGAAGATCTTGGCATCCATCTTCTGTTCAAAAGTATTTTCAAAAAGCATGTCAATCAGCTCTTTTACCAATATCCATGACACCACACACTATGCGTCATATTTTTGCTACTCAAACTTTAGCAAACTGGAGTTTTTATTTTTCATCTGAAACAACCTGTTTGTTGTGGCTTAAAGAACGTTTAGGTCATTCACATGTTAGCACCACTTCAGATATATACATTGGAATGGTTAGTGAACTGCAACAGATGGATCATGAAATTCTTAACAAATATGAAAATGATTTATTAAATATGATGAAATATTGA